In Helianthus annuus cultivar XRQ/B chromosome 3, HanXRQr2.0-SUNRISE, whole genome shotgun sequence, a single window of DNA contains:
- the LOC110928394 gene encoding uncharacterized protein LOC110928394 — protein MAEIVEVSEMVTEPEIVTEDVSVVIEEIPTENVIDIEEIAAEVYYYQSEQEVLASSMKSIMPPKVFESFAGYFEELKTGSCPRFEEKKEVVEELIDVSKELTGDALKDIADKALMGKLREVDSELEKSESVSTVSVKKESDQKSGVQEIKSVNKYPDGVGAALNLKLRSIEDDLPESIYVTFSASGIDNESQVIKTVVDQVLDEENKLYSDFEYPLQNVMIENVKKVFKLVEMNINEVNNNEFFSKPKKSFVTSRPISSGKKEGDGKGLPKSILSKWIMDSGASRHMTGTLALLYDVKSINGSYVGFAGNQGRRIIGQGTLTNGVISFDKVNYIVELENNLPSISQICDKAFSVHFTKTECVVLKPGFKIPDEMVLLRAPRENDLYILDMRIATPTTHQKQCFLSKSKATNKESIMWHRKMGHIHVRKMNFFVHNDLVDGVI, from the exons ATGGCGGAAATAGTTGAAGTATCTGAGATGGTGACTGAGCCAGAAATAGTTACTGAAGATGTTTCTGTGGTTATTGAAGAGATTCCTACTGAGAATGTGATTGATATTGAAGAAATAGCTGCAGAAGTGTATTACTACCAGTCAGAACAGGAGGTATTGGCAAGTTCAATGAAATCGATAATGCCTCCTAAAgtgtttgaatcttttgcaggttatttcgaAGAACTAAAGACCGGATCATGTCCAAGAtttgaagagaagaaagaagttGTCGAGGAATTGATAGACGTGTCGAAAGAGCTGACTGGAGACGCACTGAAAGACATAGCCGATAAAGCTCTCATGGGAAAGCTGAGAGAGGTAGACTCAGAACTTGAGAAGTCAGAGTCTGTCAGTACTGTGTCGGTCAAAAAGGAGTCTGATCAGAAGTCTGGAGTTCAGGAGATCAAATCagtcaat aaatatccagatggggtgggaGCTGCTTTGAATCTCAAGTTGAGATCGATTGAGGATGATTTGCCTGAAAGCATATATGTCACTTTCTCTGCATCCGGTATCGACAACGAATCACAGGTTATCAAAaccgttgtcgatcaggtgttggatgaggagA acaaactttattccgatTTCGAGTATCCTCTTCAGAATGTGATGATTGAGAATGTCAAAAAAGTGTTTAAGCtggttgaaatgaacattaaTGAGGTCaataacaatgaattcttttcaaaacctaaaaaatcgTTTGTTACATCACGTCCAATAAGTTCGGGAAAGAAAGAAGGGGATGGTAAAG GGCTGCCCAAGTCTATACTTTCaaagtggattatggatagtggtgcttcaaggcatatgactgggACGCTAGCTCTTCTCTACGATGTCAAATCCATAAATGGAAGCTATGTGGGATTTGCCGGGAATCAAGGCAGGAGAATCATTGGACAAGGAACGTTGACAAATGGCGTGATTTCgttcgacaaagtgaactatataGTAGAGTTAGAAAACAATTTACCCAGTATTTCGCAAATTTGTGATAAAGCTTTTAGTGTACATTTCACCAAAACAGAATGTGTGGttttgaaaccagggtttaaaatccctgatgagatggtgttgttgcGGGCTCCACGAGAGAACGAtctttatattcttgatatgagaattgcaacaccaacaactcatcaGAAACAATGTTTTTTGTCAAAGTCTAAAGCGACGAATAAAGAGTCGATAATGTGGCATcgtaagatgggccacattcatgttcgaAAAATGAACTTTTTTGTACACAATGATTTGGTAGATGGTGTAATCTGA